DNA from Podarcis muralis chromosome 13, rPodMur119.hap1.1, whole genome shotgun sequence:
TAGCCTTTGTCGCTTTGCTCAACTGTAGGGCCAGCCCTATGATAACAAAATAGCtcctaaaatatacattaatACGATTTCATCAAATTTAATTAGATGTAAATGCATTTAATCTCAAATTCCTTTCCCTTATAATTATCTGAGGGTTTCAGCATCTAACTTTTTACTTATGCTGTGTTAACTGAAAACAACAGGAATATTTAGAAAATTAAATTACAGattatgttttaaaattaattttcatcaAAATAATGTATGTCAAAATAttacacgcacacgcacacgcacacgcacaaacaaacaaacaaacacacacacacacacacacacacaattaattaAACTACAACAGGCTTCAGAACACCTCAGATATTTGTTGTATATTTTTTTGATGCTGCTGTTTTCCTGGGCACTTAATGTTGAATGATGGTCCTTGTGGAGCCGCAATTTGGCATAGTGTGCTGGTTGCCCCATATAATCTATAGTATTAGGAACTACCTCCTTCTTGGGTTGGCATTCCACCTCTGATGCAAGTTCCCACCCAGGTTTCCTGTGCTTCCATCAGAAATCCAGTTTATCTCCCTTAATAGCTAGCGGTTTGTTTTCACCATTCATcagaaatgctctccccaagtcCTCTCTCAGAATTTGGTAAGGAAGTATGCTCCTCTCCTTGTTTTATATTGTCACACACATTCGGAATTGCAGGAGTGAATGACATAAATGACCATAACGTGGATTTGGAATCAGAAAGAGTCCAAATATCACTGTAAATTCAGGCATACCAATGATTCAATGCCACTAATTATTTCTGGCTGCAGTTTTAATCACTGACTGGCTCAACCCTTGGGAACACCTCTCTCAGGAACTAAGCTATCTGGCAACACACAGTAGCATCTCTTGGGAGACACAATGCCACCCCATTTCTCCTCTCCTTACTATGTTGCATAGATTCTACTCTGTGTTCTTTCTTTGTCCTATATTAAGCTGTGCTGCTAATTCAAGTTGTGGTGTGGTCTCTCTTTCCATAAGCAAATGTTCATTCCATGACAGTTTTGTTTGCAAGTAATGATATCAGACAtcagatatgttgttgtttttacttgttttatttccatatataGAAGTGGAGAATAAGTCGAGGCAAGCAGGACACTCATTTCTACCAAGCCACAAATTCACTACACACCCTTCCCTATCTTCCATCCAGGAAACATAGACAGATGATAAGAGTTCAAGGGGACAGCCAAGCCAGGCAGGGAGGGTATGAAGAAGGCCTGGTGAAGGGCATGCCCTTTGGAGAAGTGGTGTGACCTATAACAGAGTAGGGCGCATGGCATTCATAGAGTACCAAGAATCAGATAGAACGACCCAGAGGACCACATTTTGCCCATGGGCTTCAGATTCCTCCCTCTTGTTTTAGTCAGCACTGTCTGCCCTTCCTTATGGTTATAATGGAGTGTGATCTTTACAACCAGCAAATTATGTATTGACATAATACAATGAACATGGTTCCACCAagagcagaaaacaaaacaaatacaaagcATGGCCAGAGTACATTCCCCTGGTGTCCTGCTTACCACAAGAATGGGTTTAAAGCACCCCCCCTCCCTTGAAGAAAATGTTGTGGCTCTGAAAGATCCAGACTTTGGGCTGACTAGTTGTCTTTCCCTTCTGCTACCTCACCTTGGGTTCTCAAATTTCAGTAGTGCCCTGTGCAAccccaaaattcagcacccctaCCTCTCATCCTCCCTCCCAGTGGGATAAACAGTCTTTTTGCAAGATCTGAGACCTATTGAGTATGCATCAACTTGGCCCTCCTATATCAGTTACCAAGCAATCTGCCTGACAAAAGACTGGCTAGACAGATTCTTTAGCAATACTGCATGATGTGTTTAGTTTTTCCACCAGTCCAGAGATTCTTGATCTATCTACCCCTGCAACTGTAGCTGACAGTTTGCAAACAACCACAGGGTTACTGTTGTATAAACGTTCCCTACACCAAGACAAATTAGGGAACAGTCTTtgcttcagagagccagtgtggtgtagtggttaagagcggtagatttgtaatctggtgaaccgggttcgcatctccgctcctccacatgcagctgctgggtgaccttgggctagtcacacttctctgaagtctctcagccccactcacctcacagagtgtttgttgtgggggaggaagggaaaggagaatgttagccgctttgagactcctttgggtagtgatgaagccggatatcaaatccaaactcttcttcttcctcctcctcctcctcttcttcttcatcttctacaGCCCTTTTCCCTGACGTGCTGCTGTCTAAAAGATTGACATTAGGAATTATCCTACCCTTCGGAATTGAATTTGAAGCAAATAGAGGCTTTGTTCACATTCCCATTTACTGTCCACTCACCACCTTTCCACCGCTTGGTTTTTTTACATGTTCACACAACAAAATAGTAttctgtaaaaaaggtaaagggacccctgaccattaggtccagtcggggccgactctggggttgtggcgctcatcttgctttattggccgagggagccagcgtacaggttccaggtcatgtgaccaccATGACTTCTGTACTTAGTTATAAAATACTGCAGATGGATgcattgtttctcaaaccagcttcaaaccCTTAAGCTGTTCCCAATTCATCTTAACCAAGATTTAAACTCCTTTGTGTAGGATAAAGACATCCCCACCCTATCAATGCCCCCTAGTGcatacacaaacagaaacaaatgtGACACTAATGAAGCCATGCTGATGTGAATATTTAAGGGAGAAAGCGTTGTGCACAAACAGCCCAAGAAACTCAGTGCTGAACTATAATTTGGTAATGAATGCACTCATAGACCTTGGGTTTTGTTTTCCTCTCTTACTGCAGTGATGATACTGAATAATGGCTAGCTGTTGGAAAATCCTTCTCCTTTCAGTGGACCGAACTTGCTGCCTTTTGCTACTTTGGTGCTACCTTGAAAAATGTGTGTGATGGCAAGCACAATGTTACAGCCAGTCTCCATAGCCATGCAGTGAAAGGAAAGTTTACATCTTTAGAAACAAGCAAGGAACAAACAAAAATCCACAGTCAAGAGGCCCAAACCTTCCAAAGGAATAAAAAGATAATTAAGATAACGTTCTTGAAATTGCAGAATAGTAGAATATTGCAACAAAGGAAGGTGAAAGTTTGCACTAAGCAATTAAGAATTTTAATTCATCGTCAAATACACAGACATATAAACATATTCGACATGTACACACGTAAGTTGAATATCattggaaatgtaaaaacaaatggTATTTAAGGTTCAAATCTAATTATTTTTAGTGTGTATATATTTCATTTGATGGAGCACACAAAAACCTTTAGGAAATAATTTTAACTCTGATGGTTACTTCAAGTGTTTTAGGCCTAGCATTCCGGTTCCTAAATGGGAAATGGAGTTTCTTATGGTCTTGTTGACAAGActatataaattaaaaattaattttgatTTCTAGTCTCAGATAGATTGATTGAAGGCAACCCTGAGGTGTTTCCTGGATTGAATCTTGACTGGACAGTATAAAATATGAGGGAGGAGATGTGTCTGTCTTACTTAACTCGAAATATTTAAGTTTGGAGAGAGTTCTGAAAGGCTTGTTTTGTCCTATTTTATCTCAACACATATTATTACCTTTCTTTCGTGCAACCTGCCCATAGCCTCTTTCACATGATTGTTCCTCAGACAGTAGATTGGAGAGTTAAGGAAGGGTGTAATAGCTGTGTAGAAGACAGTCACTGCCTTCACAACCTCTGACTGACTTCCTCCACCCGGAATACAATAAATCTACAATTGTGGTGTGGTCCCCCTTTCCATAAGCAATTATTCATTCCAGAAACACCTTAACCAGAATCAGTTTTGTATGGaggagagcaaatcagacatttgtGCTATTTTgggaatatttgttttatttccatatatgCAAGTGAAGAATAAGTTGAGGCAAGCAGGGCACACATTCCTCCCACGCAGCAGAAACCCTGAGAGAGACACCCTCCAACCCCAAGGCCCATTCAGCCTACACTTTCCTTCATGATGGACCTTTCTGCATCTCTCTCTGCCACTGCTATTTCTTCACACACTCCTACACACCTACACTTCATCCTTTCAGAGTAGGAACATTAACAGAGGGACTTCCTGTAACACCATCAAAACCCTTAAAGGGCTTAAGCGATTTGAGAAGAGATGTTCTACTTACCCTACTATGTTGATTGATTTAACTTAAAAGAGGGATGTGTACCCCGCTTGTATGTCTTCGGATAAATTAACTTGATCTGAGGTTGGTCAAAAtggctctcagggtcccttccaacttcatgattctatgatttcttcaAATGGGCATGTTGCTTTGTTTTAACTTTATTTCCCCCTCCTACCAGCAATTTTTATGCCATGCCCTTTGTCATCAGCAGTCGTGACATTCTCCTTAGCAACTTGCCCAGAGCCTCCCTCACCTGATCATTCCTCAGACAGTAAATCAGCGGGTTCAGAAAAGGTGAAATAGCAGTGTAGAAGAGCGTGGCTGCCTTTGTGGCCCCTGCTTGGCTTTCTCCATGTGGAATTAAATACATAGCTCCCACTGTGCCATAAAAGAGGGTCACCACTAAGAGGTGCATAGATACGGTGGAGAAGGACTTCTGACGGCTACCTTTGTCAGAGGACTTTATCAGGGTAAAAATGACTATGCCATATGATAAGACAACAAACAATACATtgactgaaaacaaaacatgtatGATGACCTGGCATATAAAGGGAACACTTCCAAGAGGAGGACAGGCCAAGGACAGAATTGGCACAGGGTCACACACAAAATGGTCAATGATGTTAGGTCCGCAGAAGGTTAGCTTGGAGATCAAAGTAGCTGGGACAATATAGGCCAGAAAGCCAAGGACCCAACAAGAGGCCACCAGGGAATAGCAGGAATTTGGGGACATAATTTGTGGGTAGCGTAGTGGATGGCAGATGGCCAAGTATCGGTCCAAAGCCATGGCTGAGAGGAAGAAGAATTCAGTGCTGCCAAGTGAGAATAAGAAGTAGAACTGGAGGATGCAGGCATGGAAGGAGATGAGCCCAGGAGGAGACACCAGGTCAAAGAGCATATGGGGAACAGTGGTGGTCACGTAGCATATCTCCAGCCAGGAGAAGTTGCTCAGCAAGATGTACATGGGAAGCTGGGCTAAGTGAGCATCGAAGAAAACCACTGTGATAATGGTGATGTTCTCAACTAAAGTGACGATATAGAGGATGGTAAAAACAATGAGGAGCACTAATCGTTTCTCCTTCTCAACTCCAAATCCCAGCAAGATGAATTCCTGTACTGTGGTACCATTGACTATCTCCATCTGGAATCACATAACAGAAGCAGTATCACACACCTTCAGAGAGGTATCGGTTTCTTCACATAACATGAGCCTGTCTGCCTGTTTCCACCAACATACAAAGGGTAAAAAGCTATGAAATTTAGGGAGTGCAGTATGGCTTTTCCTTCCTTGCACCCTGTGTATCAGATCACAACTGAACAGTGTTCAGAAGCCATTATTTTTTCTGATTAGCTATAAATTTTAAATGGAATAGGAGCAAATGGACTTAAAGCAGAATTGCATAGGGAAATATAATTCAGAAAAGTTCTAGCAACTTTGCCATGAACAGCTTGTCCCCACATGCTCTCCATTCTTTCAACTGCCctgccacaaacacacactgagagagacagagaaaaagaaagaaagaaagaaagagagagagagagagagagagagagagagagagagagagagaggcaggctacTAAGCCCAGAAATGGCATTGAGCCAAATCAcaaaattcaatacagtggtaccttgggttaggaacttaattcgttctggaggtccgttcttaacctgaaactgtccttaacctgaggtaccactttagctaatggggcctcccattgccactgccaccatgcaatttctgttctcatcctgaagcaaagttcttaacccgaggtactatttctcggttaatggagtccgtaacctgcagcgtctgtaacctgaggtaccactgtatatagtatttttttaatgtgggtgTGGTGgggtttgtgtgggtgggtgtgagaggAACGAGACTGATAAATACTTTATCTAAATCTGGTTATGAGTGAAATATGTTAAGGGATGGGACATTGATGCTCTGAGACATTTTACTGTTTGAAGAACATCAAATCCCCCTCCCCACTATGCTAGGATCAACACTTtgattttgtatataattttttattaagttttctcttctacaatttaaagtactcatttttacatccttaagatatcaatgacttcccttcttctttttccatggctcattttacatatcacatatccctgcatattttacagaaactataccattcagtattccattattacatgcatcataacttatttacacttttgaatttatcttaatgctgccagcattttcagctgtacacagttatttccatatcttcaataaatgttttccagtcttctctaaacatatattcttcttgttctcttattctatatctgcaagctgcgcatattctgtcaacttaagttgccactcttctttggtcgggACCTCGctagttttccattttggggctagcaaAACACAATTGGGctaacaaaaaaatattctgccaccTGAAATAGCCTTTGTCACTTTGCTGAATTGTAAGGCCAGCCCTATGATAACAAAATAGCtcctaaaatatacattaatTTTAATTCATCAAATTTGATTAGATGTAAATGCATTTAATCTCCAATTCCTTTCCCTTATAATTATCTTAGGGTTTCAGCATCTAACTTTTTACTTGTGCTGGGTTAACTGAAAACAACAGGAATATTTAGAAAATTAAATTTCagattatgtttttaaattgattttgatCAAAATAATGTGTGTCAAAATATtatacacacccacacatacCATTAATTAAACTACAACAGGCTTCAGAACATCTCATATATTTGTTGTATATTTGTTTGACCCTGCTGTTGTCCTGGGCACGTAATGTTGAATGATGGTCCTTGAGGAGCCGAAATGTGGCATAGAGTGTTGGTTGCCCCATGTAATTCTACAGGAttaggaactacagtggtacctcgggttacatatgcttcaggttacagacgcttcaggttacagactccgctaacccagaaatagtacctcaggttaagaactttgcttcaggaacagaacagaaatcgtgctccagcggcgcagcagcagcggaaggccccattagctaaagtggtgcttcaggttaagtacagtttcaggttaagaacagacctccagaacaaattaagtacttaacctgagataccactgtacctccttCTTGGGTTGGCATTCCACCTCTGATGCAAGTTCCCTCCCAGGTATCTTGTGCTTCCATCAGAAATCCAGTTTATCTTCATTTATAGCTAGCAGTTTGTTTTCACCATTTGTCAGAAATGCACTCCCCAAGTCCTCTCTCAGAATTTGGTAAGGAAGTATGCTCCTCTCCTTGTTTTATATTGTCACACACATTCGGAATTGCAGGAGTGAATGACATAAATGACCATAACGTGGGTTTGGAATCAGAAAGAGTCCAAATATCTCTGTGTGAATTCAGGCACACCAATGCTTCAAGCC
Protein-coding regions in this window:
- the LOC114581539 gene encoding olfactory receptor 11G2-like, with translation MEIVNGTTVQEFILLGFGVEKEKRLVLLIVFTILYIVTLVENITIITVVFFDAHLAQLPMYILLSNFSWLEICYVTTTVPHMLFDLVSPPGLISFHACILQFYFLFSLGSTEFFFLSAMALDRYLAICHPLRYPQIMSPNSCYSLVASCWVLGFLAYIVPATLISKLTFCGPNIIDHFVCDPVPILSLACPPLGSVPFICQVIIHVLFSVNVLFVVLSYGIVIFTLIKSSDKGSRQKSFSTVSMHLLVVTLFYGTVGAMYLIPHGESQAGATKAATLFYTAISPFLNPLIYCLRNDQVREALGKLLRRMSRLLMTKGMA